Genomic DNA from Phyllostomus discolor isolate MPI-MPIP mPhyDis1 chromosome 12, mPhyDis1.pri.v3, whole genome shotgun sequence:
caccccacccctcctagaccccagctcccagcagaGCATGCCACTCAGCCTCTCACTGGGAAGGAGGCTGGCCCAGAGAGGCTGGATGCATGGCCGATCTGACTCTCACCTCCCACGGTCCGCTGGAAGCATGGATCTCACTTCCATTTCCTCAGTGTCCTGCCTCTCCACACCTCCAGACCTTCATGCATGTGGGTCTCCCTGCCTAACCCTCTGGGGTCTCAGCTCAGGAGTCCTCTGCTTTCCCAGGAAGCCATCCCTGACTGTCCACTTATCCCGCCTGGAGGAAGCCTTCGCTGACCTCCCAAGGCTTCCCTACCCAGgccctgttccctctgcctgtgtTTCCCTCATCACTTTGGTCTGGTGCCAGAACTGTCTCCCCCAGAGCTGCTTGTCactgctgtgtgcccagcatcACCCAGCTTAGGCTTAAACACAGAAAACACGAATGAAGTGTGTAAGTAAAATTGCTTCTTTTGCATACCTCTCCTGGTTCACCTAATTTTGCCTCATTTGGGTACTGATTCCTCCAGAAAGCCCTCCCTGGCCCTTGGGTGAGGTCAGGTCTCTCTAACCTCCCAGAGTCCCAGGCATCCCTCTCCCAGCAGGCAGATCTCTCCATGACGAACAGAGCAGTACACTGTGCACAGAGCTCTGCTGGGCACAGCTCCAACACTGGCTCCTTTAATCCTCTCTCTGAGGGGAGCCCACATTCCCACTTAAGCTGAGGCCCAGTGAAGCCaggcacttgcccaaggtcacacggctgaGATGTAGACACAGGCCTGTCTGACCCCGACGCCTGGCCTCCTTACTCACACAATGCTGATGAGCACCAGGACACTGGGGATGCCTGTCCCGGGGCCCTGGTCCGTGGTCGGTTCTGAGAAACGGGAGCTAAGGGAGCCTGTGGGAGAGCAACTCGGAGTCAGACAGACTCATCCAGCCCAACCCACCTGGGCCCTGCTCCTCCAcccgccctgcccagccctgacgAACGCACCCGAGGTGTGCATGCCAGCCCGGGTGCAGGGGTCGGGGTCTGGGTGCTGGGGCCCATCACCATGACCCCTCCAGCTCAAGGGCCGCTTCCGCCTCCGCAGGCCTGACAGCAATCCCCGGGAGTCCTTCCCGCCTTCCTCTAGGGACAGCTTCTCGGCCTTGGCAAGCTCTCGCTCTGTGGACACGAGAAAGGGCTTTGCAGGTCTGCATCCAGCCAAGCCACGACCCTATCCTGCCCTGGCTGACTCGGTCCCTTACCCAGGTGGTGGAAATAATCCTCAATGCCGTTCCACGAGTTCTTCTCAATGAGAGACTTCACGAGGCTCCAGGGCTGCTTCCGGTAGCGGATCTCAGAGGACACTCTAGGGTTGGGGAAATGGGGGGAGAGTGTGACTCTGGCCTTGCTGCCCCACTCCCAGGGGGTGCTTTCCTCTCTAGCTCAGAGAGGGCCCTGTGTACCCACAGAGAAAACAGACGCATCCCCCTCACCCACCAATGGCTTCCCTGTGATCCCTGCTCACCTGAAGTGCCAGCCAGTCAGCCTGTAACTCCCTCTCTGCCCACACTCACTACCTTGGCAAGTCTCCTGTCCGTAAGTGCTGCCTCAGCACTGCCCATGCACATTGCAGGCTTAACAGGTTCGGTCCTGAACCCCTTCTGTCTTGTTGCTGAATGCAACTCCACATGTGGGTCTTTGGTAGCTTGACACGCCCCCAACTGATCTCCTGATCATCCCCCAAACCTACTTCTCCCATCTTCCCCATCCTGGTCAATGGCAGTTCCACCCACCTAGAGGCTCAGGCCAAACACCTCTGGGTGTTCCTGGCCCCTTAGGGACCAACACTTCTGCTTGCCTACCAGGGTAGCAACCAACATTCAGCAACTGACTTTGACTGGGGAGCACCGGGCCcccccatggggtggggggggcaccaGAGCATCAGGTGGAGGCAGCTGCTCACCGAAGACGGGCCTTGTTCCGGGCAAGGCCCAGAATGCAGTAGCGGTGGGCAGTGTAGAAGTAGTCCTGGTAAGGGATGCCCTGCGTCAGCACCTCCGAGTCCACCACACAGCCGCCTGCCTGTGGGCCGCGCCGGAACAGTGTCTGCAGGGCAAAGGAGGAGAGAGTCAGGGCTGCCCACCTGGCCACCCCACCGGGCTGGCCACCCCGCCTGGCTCACCTGAGTCTCCACCACTGAGGCACTCTTGGGACCCAGCGGGTTGCTGATGGGAATGGTGTAGGTCAACACTCGGCGCTGATGGCACTTGCTGTCCCCACTCCAGGGGCTCAAGGTCACgtctggggcagggagagcagaatGGGGACACTACTCACCAGCCCTTTGCTTAACAGGCTGTAGGAGACAGCCTTTTTGTAAGGTTCCAGTTTTCTTGGGTCTTGCCCCAAACCCACTCTTCTTCCATGTGCCCACCTTGGCACCTACCCCATGTTCCTTGGGACGCCTAAAACTTTAGATGTTGATGATACTCAGAGCTGGAACCTTTGCCCTCCCTATACTTCTCATCCCTCCtacagcctcagtttccctgtctgtaccagtcctggcctctcccctgaGCCTCAGACCTAGGGCCCTATTACCTCCTGAACACCTTTCCCTCCAAGTCCCCTGGACCACTCATACCTATTGGGCCCCACATTGGCCTCCGCATCTCTTCAAACCTGCTCATCCTCTGGGGCCCTATCTCAGGAGTGGTCCAACTGTCCTCTAGGCCCCCCACCCGAGCGCCAGgcctgcacactctctcccccATCTGACTCTTGAGCTCCTCTGCTGGTCCCATGGTCAACCCTTCCACTTCacctgctgctgtggctgccccTCTCCACACCTGGCCACAGGGGCCCAGCCTCGAGGGATTTCTCACAGTGCCTGCCTCCAGCCTCAGGGGCTATGTAGgttcctctcccccacctcccccgctTTCTGGACAGGCCCGTCCTTCAGGCCTTAGTTTCCATTTCACATCCTTCCAGCAGCCATTCCTGATTGGATCACAGCTACCTCTCTGATACTCATGTTTATTTGTGTGAGAATCTATTTACCCTCATTCTCACTAGATTGTAGGGTATATCTGTCCTGGTCTCTGCATAGAGTAGTACTAAATGTATGATCATCACATTTACAAAATATGTGCTATTTGGCTACTATTCTAGGCACTTTTCTAGCATCAACCCATTTAGATTTCCTGAGACCCTGATAAGGCAGGCACTATTACCAGACCTCCATTACGCAGAAGGAACTCACGCACAGAGAGGCTGGAACCCTGCTAGTAAGAGGCAGAACACTCTGCTCTCATGGATGCTGCCTTTAACCCCCTCACCCTACCACACCTGACCAGCACAGCAAGCAGTGCCTGCCTATCTCCAGGCTTgtcctcccccatcctcccctgTGTCTGGGGAATCTCAGTCCCCTAACCTGTGAACTTGCACTGCTCCAGGAAGCCCTGCAGGAAAGGTGAGTCTGAGAAGAGCATCTGCTGGAGCCGTTCGGCGCCCACATGGAAGACAGAATTGATGAGGAGACGGCCAGAGAGGTCAGGATGCAGGGCAGCCAGGTCCGCTGGGAGATACAGAAGGGCAGCAAATGAAGCCACTGGCATGCCTCCTTCCTCAAAGTGCTTCCTTGGTTTCCCTCTGGAGACCACCCTACGCCACTCCTGGCCTTGCGGAGTGGACGGGCAGACCTGTCTGCCTAGACCAGAGCGGGCACTGGGCTACAGGAGTGGTTTTCAGGTGGCATGTGCCCTAAGCCCAAACAATCAGAGCCATCATGACTGGTTCCCACTGTGGGCCCAGCCCACTGCATTTCCAGTCACCATAGGCCCGTAGGCCTGTGACTATCAGCCACGGGGATTGGTTCAGAGGCCAGGCAGTCACAGTGGTTGGTTCTGAGGGATGTGTGTGGCCCCAAGCAGCCACAGAGACTGGTTCAGGAGTTGGCTCATTTTCCACTCAGAGCCAACCCTAGAGCTTTCAGCCACTGGGAAAGGCATATTTTCTCTCTGCTAGGCTTGTCTGAAGCAGGGGAGGGTCTCTCTCTGCCCCAACAAGAGGAGAAGCTACCTGGGAATGAAGTtggcacagagaaataaaaatgatgatgatgatgataatgatgatggaaATTATAATAGCTTATACTTACTAACTGGCCCAAGTATTTACAtagattaactcatttaattctcttaagAACAACCCTATGACGTGGATATTATTATTGCTAATCCTGTTTTTCAAATGAGGGAAATGAGGCTCACAGAAAAATGATTCACCCAGGTTACATGGCTAAAAAACCACTGTGGCCAGAATTTGAATCCCAGCGATTTGGCTTCAGAGTTTGTGCTCCTATCTGCCTCGCTCTGCCATCTTTAAAGCAGAGCTAAGACAGATGTCTAACAACAGTATTAAATGCCTTACCTGCCCACTCCCTGGGTTTTTTGACCCAGTGAGCCAGCAAACCCCTTGCTTAAGCCAGTCTGAGTAGTTTGTCATGTGCAACTAAAGCAAATGATTCAGACCACCTGCTTCACCTTCTTCCCCTGTGGACGAGGAGGAGTGACTCGTGTCTGTCAACAGCTCCTCGCTGGGCAGCAGATCCAAGGGGCCCAGGGAAACAGGTCCTTCAGGTGGAGTGGGCTCTGTGCTCGGCGGTTCAGCCGCTGGAGTCACCATCTGGCTAGAAGAGGCGtctggctgtctgtctgtctgctcctccttgtcctcctctGCCTGCAGAGAATGACTTAATTCAGCCTTGTCCCATTTCCATCCTTTCCATCCCAGCCTGAGGGCTTCCTGTGTGCCCACATTGGCCATAAGAATTCAAGTCTAAGAAAACCAGTGCTGGGAGGTCACATGTATAAAGAGGGCTTACAGCTGAGCTTCAGGGGGGCCCTGAGGCCACCCAGACAAGGGCTCCTCTTAGCCCCTTGCAGGCCTATCTTGGATGACTGGGCTATAAGCTTTCTTATGCCTGTCCATGCCTTGCCTGGGTCCTACCTTGTGCATCCATCCCTCTGTTGCCTCTTCTGTCTGTCACTctttccatctgtctgtctccccttTGCTTGTCTCTCTGGTTCCCTACCTATTCCTGTTTATGTTGACCATCTCCCCAGCTCTGTCTTATCCCTCCATCTATCTCCTTTCTTACCCCTCCACTCACCTCTTCTCTGTCCCTTGGCCCTTTCCCTCCCTGGTCTCCCCCAGCCTGTCCCTCTCCCTGACACCACCTCTGgccttcctctgtctcttccccacagcaccctcctctctccctctgctcacCCCATGGTCTGCATCGCTGCTGGCTCGGGAAAGGTTGGGGGTGATGCGGCCACGGCGTGAACCCACTGGGCTTGGCTCCTGGCTGTGGTCGGCTGCCCCTGAGGGGGTGATATCACTCAGGGCAATCACATCACCCACTTCCTTAGGGCTCCTGCAATGAAAGGGAGGGTGTGGGATCACTGTATCCTTGAGACCCCACACACCCACCACAGTCCACCTGGAAGTCCAGGAGTTCTTCATGCAGCCCCTTctgtctcccccaacccctccagGAACCGGCTATCAACTTTTGACTCACCCCaggccattcagctgcaaggGGCAGACATAGTCCTCATCCTCACTGGTGAGACCCAGCTCTGAGCCGTAGCACTGATGCACCAGGTGCCAGAGCTCGCGGGGACTCAGCGTCTGGGCAGGCAAGACGCGTTCAGTGTTGGCCTCCACCACACCCAGGCCAGAGTGCTTTCCACCCAGTGCCCACCAGCCTCAGCAGTTCCCCCAGTGCCCACACAGGGCAGCATGGTCTCCCATCCCAGATCTTACACCCCATGACAGCCCAGTGGGGAGAAGCCAGTGTGCTCAGGACTTTCCCCTCAGGTTCTCACAATACATAGCTACAGGTTAATGGTCCCAGTTTTACAGAGAATACAAGGTCCAGGGAGAAGTCATGTGCTTGATGCCACACAAATGACCAGAGGCAACTCAGGGATTCCAACCTAGCCAGCCTGCAGAACCTCTGCTCCCACCCGCCCCCCTgctgtcctgcccccacccattTCTCTAGTGTCCTCAGGAGCCCTGGTCTTTCAGCTACTCATGGCCTGAAGGGGTGGATGCCAATGATAAACCAGCAACAGTAATAATGATAACAGCAGCAGACATGCACTAAGTtgttactatatgccaggcattctTCTCACCTTTTCACATGAGCTAACTCACTGAGTCTTTAAAACAGTTCTGTAAAGTCAGTGCTAATATCACCATTTTAAGACAatgacactgaggcacagaggtgccCATGTGACAGCGCTGAAATGTTACCCCAGGGGCTGTTCTAGCACCCTGGTGCTACCTCTGGACAACCCTGCTTTGTAAGAGGTGACACCGCTGAGCAGCACTTATTCTGAGCTCAAGTCTGGTTGCTATGAAGTTGGGAGAGTCCTGATCTGACCAGTGGGGTTTGGTAACTTAACCAGGTCACGTAGCTCCTCAGTGATGGGGACAGAACTCCTGGCAATCTGGCTCCAGGGCCTACACTCTGAACCCTCCTCTGCACTTGCCCTTGCAGCTTTGATGCTGGGCTGTCTCCTTTCTCTGGCTCCTGCTCCCTCCTGGCCATAGCTGGAGCTGCCCCTGAGAGGGCAGGACAGAAGCACAGCACTGCTGGAGGAGCGGGTTCTGACCTCCTGAGGTGCTACAGGCCAGTAGCAACAAGCCATGCCAACCTGACATCTAGCCACACTCCCTCCCTGCCAGTGTAACTCTGATTTGTTTGGGGTGAAAATCTTCTCCAGCCAATTCATCTTCCCTTTGCCAAATACCCAAACTCTTTTGCAGCTGAAGGCAGTCATGTAACCCCATTCtagtcaaagaaatacaaagcaaaatctAAAGGAAGCTTTTCCTCCCTTAAAAAGGAATTTCCACTTTCTATCCACCCATGTCCCCCTTCATGTTTGGGACACTTACATGAGGACATGACACCTGGACTAGAGCAGCTACTTTGTAATCACAGGACAACAAGCATATGAACAAAACATCACCATGCAGAGGATGAGTGTGGAAAAGTGGACAAGAACTTGGGTCCTTGATCCTTCACACCCACCCTGGACCACCTGCCTCCAGACCTCTCGTGACATGAGCATCAGTATGACACAGTGGTGGAGTGGAGTCCAGAACCTGACTGCAGTGGGTCagaacccagctctgccacatacAAGCCCACATGACCAGGGGCCAATCTAATACTCTGTGCCCCATTggtgaaataaagataataaccATACTGCCTCATGGGGTGGTTGTGAAGATGGAATGAGTTCATTCCTGTAATACTCAGATcaatgcctggcacttagtagcaCCATTAAGTGTTAGCTACTAATACCTTGTGAAATGATTCAGTATCTGTTTGCTTAAACCAGATTGTTTGGTTGGCATTTCAGTTACTTATTGCCAAATGCATCCTATGTAAACCTATGCAACCACAGAGGGCATTCCAGGAGAGCCTGACGAGGGCTGGCACCCAATGGGCTATTGGACTGTAGCAAGTGAAAGTCTAAAATCCCTGCCTCAAAGACTTTGGGCCAAGACATGATTCAAAATTAGGATTTTGGATTGAAGAAAAGTAGCACAGTGGCAATACTGTAGGCTATAACAGAGCACCGATACTTATATTTTGTATCCAGTGCAGTGTATGAcagaggttctcaaagtgtggtccaaaGATTTCTGGGGGTCCCCTAGACCCTTTTCAGGCTGCCTATgaggtcaaaattattttcataagcCTAAGTATTACTAGTAGTATAAGGTATTacttatcttttcactttcattctCTCATGATTATACAGTGGTTTTCTAGAGGCTCTATGACATGTGATGCTATAATTTTTCTGGTTGCTAATGCAATGTGTTGTGTATTCTTGTGCTtaaaaatttctcagttttagtTTCTAATACAGTAGATATTGACAGATATAACCATCTTACACAAATGCTCTTTGGAGCCTACAATTATTTTAAGGAGTGTAAAGCGTTTCTGAGACTACAAAGTTTGAGAATCGTTGGTATGTCCCATTAATATACTGGACACTTAACTTTACACTGAACTGCACCTAAGACCAGTTCCGCTCACGCTCAGTAACAACACGAGCAGACGCAGGGAGATACAGACCTGTGCTCTGCGAGAGGCATGCATGGCCATTTAAGTGTACATTagttaaaactaaattaaattaaattaaaaatgcagatccCCAATCACACTAGCTACTTTTTAAGAGTTCAAGGGGCACATGTGGATAGTGGCTACTCTACTGACCAGTGCAGATAGAAGACACTTCCATCACAGCAGAAAGCTCAACTGTGCAGTGCTTGTATGCATAATAAATACCACATTACTAGCTCAGAGCAGATTTTGCTGCCACATATAAAAAATGTTACGGTGAATAAGAGGCTGTGCATACACATTTCTAGTGGGCAGCCTCTGTCACTAGAGTCCACAGTGATCCCTCGTGGGGCCCATGGGGTATGCTGCCGATATGTTGAGGCAGATGCCCATGGAGAGGGGCTGGGCAGTCCTCCAGTTCCGGCACCCCTGGCTCCATGGTCTCCCCTGGCCCACCCGCAAAGTCCCCTGTCCAGGCCTCCTCTAGGCCCACCTTTTCAAGCAGCGCGTTCTGCCAGAGGCGGAAAAGGAGCAGGAAGCAGCGGTCCCGGGCTCCAAAGGAGGTGAAAAAATGCTGCAGGAGAGagatggggtgtgggggagacaCGAAAGGGTGGAGGGGCAGGTCCATCCCCATCCAGCTCCGTCCGGATCTCCATCCTGAGgtatatccattcattcatcccttCT
This window encodes:
- the GRAMD1A gene encoding protein Aster-A isoform X10: MFDTSPHSGRSTPSSSPSLRKRLQLLPPSRPPPEPEPGTMVEKGSDSSSEKGGVPGTPSTQSLGSRNFIRNSKKMQSWYSMLSPTYKQRNEDFRKLFSKLPEAERLIVDYSCALQREILLQGRLYLSENWICFYSNIFRWETTISIQLKEVTCLKKEKTAKLIPNAIQICTESEKHFFTSFGARDRCFLLLFRLWQNALLEKTLSPRELWHLVHQCYGSELGLTSEDEDYVCPLQLNGLGSPKEVGDVIALSDITPSGAADHSQEPSPVGSRRGRITPNLSRASSDADHGAEEDKEEQTDRQPDASSSQMVTPAAEPPSTEPTPPEGPVSLGPLDLLPSEELLTDTSHSSSSTGEEADLAALHPDLSGRLLINSVFHVGAERLQQMLFSDSPFLQGFLEQCKFTDVTLSPWSGDSKCHQRRVLTYTIPISNPLGPKSASVVETQTLFRRGPQAGGCVVDSEVLTQGIPYQDYFYTAHRYCILGLARNKARLRVSSEIRYRKQPWSLVKSLIEKNSWNGIEDYFHHLERELAKAEKLSLEEGGKDSRGLLSGLRRRKRPLSWRGHGDGPQHPDPDPCTRAGMHTSGSLSSRFSEPTTDQGPGTGIPSVLVLISIVICASLIILIALNVLLFYRLWSLERTAHTFESWHSLALAKDKFPQTAAEWAEVLALQKQFHSVEVHKWRQILRASVELLDEMKFSLEKLHQGITVSDPPFDSQPQPDDSFS
- the GRAMD1A gene encoding protein Aster-A isoform X4; amino-acid sequence: MAEFLPLLSGVPPLTQGHSQDSVVSPAECQSQQPQDDEPWRLLEVPSIQITPSSDGESPHCTPRPQRLQLLRTSDLDSLLQDSTSPHSGRSTPSSSPSLRKRLQLLPPSRPPPEPEPGTMVEKGSDSSSEKGGVPGTPSTQSLGSRNFIRNSKKMQSWYSMLSPTYKQRNEDFRKLFSKLPEAERLIVDYSCALQREILLQGRLYLSENWICFYSNIFRWETTISIQLKEVTCLKKEKTAKLIPNAIQICTESEKHFFTSFGARDRCFLLLFRLWQNALLEKTLSPRELWHLVHQCYGSELGLTSEDEDYVCPLQLNGLGSPKEVGDVIALSDITPSGAADHSQEPSPVGSRRGRITPNLSRASSDADHGEALRLGWKGWKWDKAELSHSLQAEEDKEEQTDRQPDASSSQMVTPAAEPPSTEPTPPEGPVSLGPLDLLPSEELLTDTSHSSSSTGEEGEAADLAALHPDLSGRLLINSVFHVGAERLQQMLFSDSPFLQGFLEQCKFTDVTLSPWSGDSKCHQRRVLTYTIPISNPLGPKSASVVETQTLFRRGPQAGGCVVDSEVLTQGIPYQDYFYTAHRYCILGLARNKARLRVSSEIRYRKQPWSLVKSLIEKNSWNGIEDYFHHLERELAKAEKLSLEEGGKDSRGLLSGLRRRKRPLSWRGHGDGPQHPDPDPCTRAGMHTSGSLSSRFSEPTTDQGPGTGIPSVLVLISIVICASLIILIALNVLLFYRLWSLERTAHTFESWHSLALAKDKFPQTAAEWAEVLALQKQFHSVEVHKWRQILRASVELLDEMKFSLEKLHQGITVSDPPFDSQPQPDDSFS
- the GRAMD1A gene encoding protein Aster-A isoform X2; protein product: MAEFLPLLSGVPPLTQGHSQDSVVSPAECQSQQPQDDEPWRLLEVPSIQITPSSDGESPHCTPRPQRLQLLRTSDLDSLLQDSTSPHSGRSTPSSSPSLRKRLQLLPPSRPPPEPEPGTMVEKGSDSSSEKGGVPGTPSTQSLGSRNFIRNSKKMQSWYSMLSPTYKQRNEDFRKLFSKLPEAERLIVDYSCALQREILLQGRLYLSENWICFYSNIFRWETTISIQLKEVTCLKKEKTAKLIPNAIQICTESEKHFFTSFGARDRCFLLLFRLWQNALLEKTLSPRELWHLVHQCYGSELGLTSEDEDYVCPLQLNGLGSPKEVGDVIALSDITPSGAADHSQEPSPVGSRRGRITPNLSRASSDADHGEALRLGWKGWKWDKAELSHSLQAEEDKEEQTDRQPDASSSQMVTPAAEPPSTEPTPPEGPVSLGPLDLLPSEELLTDTSHSSSSTGEEADLAALHPDLSGRLLINSVFHVGAERLQQMLFSDSPFLQGFLEQCKFTDVTLSPWSGDSKCHQRRVLTYTIPISNPLGPKSASVVETQTLFRRGPQAGGCVVDSEVLTQGIPYQDYFYTAHRYCILGLARNKARLRVSSEIRYRKQPWSLVKSLIEKNSWNGIEDYFHHLERELAKAEKLSLEEGGKDSRGLLSGLRRRKRPLSWRGHGDGPQHPDPDPCTRAGMHTSGSLSSRFSEPTTDQGPGTGIPSVLVLISIVICASLIILIALNVLLFYRLWSLERTAHTFESWHSLALAKEPCTLHSKFPQTAAEWAEVLALQKQFHSVEVHKWRQILRASVELLDEMKFSLEKLHQGITVSDPPFDSQPQPDDSFS
- the GRAMD1A gene encoding protein Aster-A isoform X1, producing MAEFLPLLSGVPPLTQGHSQDSVVSPAECQSQQPQDDEPWRLLEVPSIQITPSSDGESPHCTPRPQRLQLLRTSDLDSLLQDSTSPHSGRSTPSSSPSLRKRLQLLPPSRPPPEPEPGTMVEKGSDSSSEKGGVPGTPSTQSLGSRNFIRNSKKMQSWYSMLSPTYKQRNEDFRKLFSKLPEAERLIVDYSCALQREILLQGRLYLSENWICFYSNIFRWETTISIQLKEVTCLKKEKTAKLIPNAIQICTESEKHFFTSFGARDRCFLLLFRLWQNALLEKTLSPRELWHLVHQCYGSELGLTSEDEDYVCPLQLNGLGSPKEVGDVIALSDITPSGAADHSQEPSPVGSRRGRITPNLSRASSDADHGEALRLGWKGWKWDKAELSHSLQAEEDKEEQTDRQPDASSSQMVTPAAEPPSTEPTPPEGPVSLGPLDLLPSEELLTDTSHSSSSTGEEGEAADLAALHPDLSGRLLINSVFHVGAERLQQMLFSDSPFLQGFLEQCKFTDVTLSPWSGDSKCHQRRVLTYTIPISNPLGPKSASVVETQTLFRRGPQAGGCVVDSEVLTQGIPYQDYFYTAHRYCILGLARNKARLRVSSEIRYRKQPWSLVKSLIEKNSWNGIEDYFHHLERELAKAEKLSLEEGGKDSRGLLSGLRRRKRPLSWRGHGDGPQHPDPDPCTRAGMHTSGSLSSRFSEPTTDQGPGTGIPSVLVLISIVICASLIILIALNVLLFYRLWSLERTAHTFESWHSLALAKEPCTLHSKFPQTAAEWAEVLALQKQFHSVEVHKWRQILRASVELLDEMKFSLEKLHQGITVSDPPFDSQPQPDDSFS
- the GRAMD1A gene encoding protein Aster-A isoform X11; translation: MFDTSPHSGRSTPSSSPSLRKRLQLLPPSRPPPEPEPGTMVEKGSDSSSEKGGVPGTPSTQSLGSRNFIRNSKKMQSWYSMLSPTYKQRNEDFRKLFSKLPEAERLIVDYSCALQREILLQGRLYLSENWICFYSNIFRWETTISIQLKEVTCLKKEKTAKLIPNAIQICTESEKHFFTSFGARDRCFLLLFRLWQNALLEKTLSPRELWHLVHQCYGSELGLTSEDEDYVCPLQLNGLGSPKEVGDVIALSDITPSGAADHSQEPSPVGSRRGRITPNLSRASSDADHGAEEDKEEQTDRQPDASSSQMVTPAAEPPSTEPTPPEGPVSLGPLDLLPSEELLTDTSHSSSSTGEEADLAALHPDLSGRLLINSVFHVGAERLQQMLFSDSPFLQGFLEQCKFTDVTLSPWSGDSKCHQRRVLTYTIPISNPLGPKSASVVETQTLFRRGPQAGGCVVDSEVLTQGIPYQDYFYTAHRYCILGLARNKARLRVSSEIRYRKQPWSLVKSLIEKNSWNGIEDYFHHLERELAKAEKLSLEEGGKDSRGLLSGLRRRKRPLSWRGHGDGPQHPDPDPCTRAGMHTSGSLSSRFSEPTTDQGPGTGIPSVLVLISIVLIILIALNVLLFYRLWSLERTAHTFESWHSLALAKDKFPQTAAEWAEVLALQKQFHSVEVHKWRQILRASVELLDEMKFSLEKLHQGITVSDPPFDSQPQPDDSFS
- the GRAMD1A gene encoding protein Aster-A isoform X5, which encodes MAEFLPLLSGVPPLTQGHSQDSVVSPAECQSQQPQDDEPWRLLEVPSIQITPSSDGESPHCTPRPQRLQLLRTSDLDSLLQDSTSPHSGRSTPSSSPSLRKRLQLLPPSRPPPEPEPGTMVEKGSDSSSEKGGVPGTPSTQSLGSRNFIRNSKKMQSWYSMLSPTYKQRNEDFRKLFSKLPEAERLIVDYSCALQREILLQGRLYLSENWICFYSNIFRWETTISIQLKEVTCLKKEKTAKLIPNAIQICTESEKHFFTSFGARDRCFLLLFRLWQNALLEKTLSPRELWHLVHQCYGSELGLTSEDEDYVCPLQLNGLGSPKEVGDVIALSDITPSGAADHSQEPSPVGSRRGRITPNLSRASSDADHGEALRLGWKGWKWDKAELSHSLQAEEDKEEQTDRQPDASSSQMVTPAAEPPSTEPTPPEGPVSLGPLDLLPSEELLTDTSHSSSSTGEEGEAADLAALHPDLSGRLLINSVFHVGAERLQQMLFSDSPFLQGFLEQCKFTDVTLSPWSGDSKCHQRRVLTYTIPISNPLGPKSASVVETQTLFRRGPQAGGCVVDSEVLTQGIPYQDYFYTAHRYCILGLARNKARLRVSSEIRYRKQPWSLVKSLIEKNSWNGIEDYFHHLERELAKAEKLSLEEGGKDSRGLLSGLRRRKRPLSWRGHGDGPQHPDPDPCTRAGMHTSGSLSSRFSEPTTDQGPGTGIPSVLVLISIVLIILIALNVLLFYRLWSLERTAHTFESWHSLALAKDKFPQTAAEWAEVLALQKQFHSVEVHKWRQILRASVELLDEMKFSLEKLHQGITVSDPPFDSQPQPDDSFS
- the GRAMD1A gene encoding protein Aster-A isoform X8, producing MAEFLPLLSGVPPLTQGHSQDSVVSPAECQSQQPQDDEPWRLLEVPSIQITPSSDGESPHCTPRPQRLQLLRTSDLDSLLQDSTSPHSGRSTPSSSPSLRKRLQLLPPSRPPPEPEPGTMVEKGSDSSSEKGGVPGTPSTQSLGSRNFIRNSKKMQSWYSMLSPTYKQRNEDFRKLFSKLPEAERLIVDYSCALQREILLQGRLYLSENWICFYSNIFRWETTISIQLKEVTCLKKEKTAKLIPNAIQICTESEKHFFTSFGARDRCFLLLFRLWQNALLEKTLSPRELWHLVHQCYGSELGLTSEDEDYVCPLQLNGLGSPKEVGDVIALSDITPSGAADHSQEPSPVGSRRGRITPNLSRASSDADHGAEEDKEEQTDRQPDASSSQMVTPAAEPPSTEPTPPEGPVSLGPLDLLPSEELLTDTSHSSSSTGEEADLAALHPDLSGRLLINSVFHVGAERLQQMLFSDSPFLQGFLEQCKFTDVTLSPWSGDSKCHQRRVLTYTIPISNPLGPKSASVVETQTLFRRGPQAGGCVVDSEVLTQGIPYQDYFYTAHRYCILGLARNKARLRVSSEIRYRKQPWSLVKSLIEKNSWNGIEDYFHHLERELAKAEKLSLEEGGKDSRGLLSGLRRRKRPLSWRGHGDGPQHPDPDPCTRAGMHTSGSLSSRFSEPTTDQGPGTGIPSVLVLISIVLIILIALNVLLFYRLWSLERTAHTFESWHSLALAKDKFPQTAAEWAEVLALQKQFHSVEVHKWRQILRASVELLDEMKFSLEKLHQGITVSDPPFDSQPQPDDSFS
- the GRAMD1A gene encoding protein Aster-A isoform X7, coding for MAEFLPLLSGVPPLTQGHSQDSVVSPAECQSQQPQDDEPWRLLEVPSIQITPSSDGESPHCTPRPQRLQLLRTSDLDSLLQDSTSPHSGRSTPSSSPSLRKRLQLLPPSRPPPEPEPGTMVEKGSDSSSEKGGVPGTPSTQSLGSRNFIRNSKKMQSWYSMLSPTYKQRNEDFRKLFSKLPEAERLIVDYSCALQREILLQGRLYLSENWICFYSNIFRWETTISIQLKEVTCLKKEKTAKLIPNAIQICTESEKHFFTSFGARDRCFLLLFRLWQNALLEKTLSPRELWHLVHQCYGSELGLTSEDEDYVCPLQLNGLGSPKEVGDVIALSDITPSGAADHSQEPSPVGSRRGRITPNLSRASSDADHGAEEDKEEQTDRQPDASSSQMVTPAAEPPSTEPTPPEGPVSLGPLDLLPSEELLTDTSHSSSSTGEEADLAALHPDLSGRLLINSVFHVGAERLQQMLFSDSPFLQGFLEQCKFTDVTLSPWSGDSKCHQRRVLTYTIPISNPLGPKSASVVETQTLFRRGPQAGGCVVDSEVLTQGIPYQDYFYTAHRYCILGLARNKARLRVSSEIRYRKQPWSLVKSLIEKNSWNGIEDYFHHLERELAKAEKLSLEEGGKDSRGLLSGLRRRKRPLSWRGHGDGPQHPDPDPCTRAGMHTSGSLSSRFSEPTTDQGPGTGIPSVLVLISIVICASLIILIALNVLLFYRLWSLERTAHTFESWHSLALAKDKFPQTAAEWAEVLALQKQFHSVEVHKWRQILRASVELLDEMKFSLEKLHQGITVSDPPFDSQPQPDDSFS